One region of Flavobacterium sp. KACC 22763 genomic DNA includes:
- a CDS encoding FecR family protein, producing the protein MQKRNNYIEIEDFLADESFQLWILSKVDEQGWEEWTLENLQRAKLVEDARLVLLAMRVPESHLSSNDVHEALKETWRKIEHREELSQETSKIKKLKIQRYWISGVAAAVLVGVFSVWFFKMNIITTDNIVTYNELIQDNDEGLVEQTNNSEKSQIVTLSDGSSVLLQPNSKLSYPKIFTGNERKVYLSGEGFFEISKNPKKPFFVYANEIVTRVVGTSFRIKAYPDQQNVEVLVRTGKVKVKSNNLVHDVENKEIVLLPNQALRFARKELVFNKITNITQDPILVSSVRNIEQLSFEFNDIPVAQILETIEQAYLVDIDFPHEKLKDCRLTTSLSDQPLAEKLKIICKSIGNDTNYEMNGNQIVITSSGCN; encoded by the coding sequence ATGCAAAAACGTAACAATTATATCGAAATAGAAGACTTTCTAGCTGATGAATCTTTTCAATTATGGATTTTATCTAAAGTTGATGAGCAAGGCTGGGAAGAATGGACTTTGGAAAATCTGCAAAGAGCCAAACTTGTCGAAGATGCTAGACTTGTACTTTTGGCAATGCGAGTTCCAGAATCTCATTTGTCTTCAAATGATGTTCATGAAGCCTTAAAAGAAACTTGGCGTAAAATTGAACATAGAGAAGAACTTTCTCAAGAGACTTCAAAAATTAAAAAACTAAAAATACAAAGATACTGGATTAGCGGCGTTGCGGCAGCTGTTTTGGTTGGGGTATTTTCCGTATGGTTTTTTAAAATGAATATAATAACTACTGATAATATAGTTACTTATAACGAACTTATTCAGGATAATGATGAAGGTTTGGTAGAACAAACCAACAATTCTGAGAAATCACAGATAGTTACTTTATCTGATGGAAGTTCGGTTTTATTACAGCCCAACAGTAAATTAAGTTACCCTAAAATCTTTACCGGAAACGAAAGAAAGGTGTATTTATCCGGCGAAGGTTTCTTTGAAATTAGTAAAAATCCTAAAAAGCCTTTTTTTGTTTATGCTAACGAAATTGTAACTCGCGTTGTTGGAACAAGCTTTAGGATAAAGGCTTATCCAGACCAGCAAAATGTCGAAGTTCTTGTTCGCACCGGTAAAGTTAAGGTAAAATCTAACAATTTAGTTCATGATGTTGAAAACAAGGAAATTGTTCTTCTTCCTAATCAGGCATTGCGTTTTGCTCGTAAAGAATTAGTTTTTAATAAAATAACTAATATTACTCAAGATCCAATTTTAGTTAGCAGTGTTAGGAATATCGAACAGTTAAGCTTTGAATTTAATGACATTCCTGTAGCACAAATTCTTGAAACTATAGAGCAGGCTTATTTGGTAGATATTGATTTTCCACATGAAAAATTGAAAGATTGCCGATTAACTACTTCATTGAGCGATCAGCCGCTTGCCGAAAAATTGAAAATAATTTGTAAAAGTATCGGTAATGATACTAATTACGAAATGAATGGAAATCAAATTGTAATTACGAGTTCTGGCTGTAACTAG